One window of Mesoplasma syrphidae genomic DNA carries:
- the mnmE gene encoding tRNA uridine-5-carboxymethylaminomethyl(34) synthesis GTPase MnmE: MAKLNDTIVAPATSIATQAIALIRISGDDAFVIINNLLKKKILTQKGVFVRKLYENNNLVDEVVLTTFVNPQSFTGENVVEIACHGGILNTNRIIRLILNLGARMAMKGEFSQRSFLNGKIDLIQAEGINDLIHATNDLALKVGIDNMSGINNKAIVELKANLIDIISRIQVSIDYPDYDDIEGSSVEDLIKLLTLIEQQVTKLLVRSKMANKSVEGIKTAIVGQTNVGKSSILNTLLNEDKAIVTDIPGTTRDIVEGQISLGNVTLNLVDTAGIRQTDDVVESLGIKKSKDLINKADLVIFVMTKNNLDSPENVEILKLLKNKSHILTVNKNELLTKEEIKLIVSKYPQAVFTSAINNEIDDLIFKIKEMYVNEEILASNELILININQIALIESVQEKIKQALQAIQNFMPIDIVNVDLYEAWNYLNELIGEQYDEEIIDNIFRKYCLGK, translated from the coding sequence ATGGCAAAATTAAATGACACAATTGTTGCGCCAGCAACCAGTATTGCAACACAGGCCATTGCCTTAATTCGAATTAGCGGTGATGATGCATTTGTAATTATTAATAATTTATTAAAAAAGAAAATTCTTACTCAAAAAGGTGTTTTTGTTCGCAAACTTTATGAAAATAATAATTTAGTTGATGAAGTGGTTCTAACAACTTTTGTTAACCCTCAATCATTTACTGGCGAAAATGTTGTTGAAATTGCTTGTCATGGAGGAATTTTAAATACAAATAGAATTATTAGATTAATTTTAAATTTAGGTGCTCGAATGGCAATGAAAGGTGAGTTTTCGCAACGTTCATTTTTGAATGGTAAAATTGACTTAATTCAAGCTGAAGGAATTAATGATTTAATTCACGCAACTAATGATTTAGCTTTAAAAGTTGGAATTGATAATATGAGTGGAATTAACAACAAGGCGATTGTTGAATTAAAAGCAAACTTAATAGATATTATTTCACGAATTCAAGTGTCAATTGACTATCCCGATTATGATGACATTGAGGGGTCTAGTGTTGAAGATTTAATTAAACTGTTGACTTTAATAGAGCAACAAGTTACAAAACTACTAGTTCGTTCAAAAATGGCTAATAAATCTGTTGAAGGAATTAAAACTGCAATTGTTGGTCAAACAAATGTTGGAAAATCGTCAATACTTAATACTTTATTAAACGAAGATAAGGCAATTGTAACTGATATTCCGGGTACGACTAGAGATATTGTTGAAGGTCAGATAAGTTTGGGAAATGTCACTTTAAATTTAGTTGACACTGCAGGGATTCGTCAAACTGACGATGTTGTAGAATCTTTGGGAATTAAGAAATCTAAAGATCTAATTAATAAAGCTGACTTAGTGATTTTCGTTATGACAAAAAATAATCTTGATAGCCCAGAAAATGTTGAAATTTTAAAGCTTTTAAAAAATAAGTCACATATTCTGACAGTCAACAAAAATGAGTTGTTAACTAAAGAAGAAATAAAATTAATTGTTTCAAAATATCCACAAGCCGTGTTCACGAGTGCAATTAATAATGAAATTGATGATTTAATTTTTAAGATTAAAGAAATGTATGTAAACGAAGAAATTTTAGCTTCTAATGAGCTAATTTTGATTAATATTAATCAAATAGCTTTAATCGAAAGCGTTCAAGAAAAAATTAAGCAGGCATTACAAGCAATTCAAAATTTTATGCCAATTGATATTGTGAATGTAGATTTGTATGAAGCCTGAAACTATTTAAATGAATTAATTGGGGAACAATATGATGAAGAAATTATCGATAATATATTTAGAAAGTATTGTTTAGGTAAATAA
- the serS gene encoding serine--tRNA ligase has product MIDINYVEQNLKEVTERLNSRTQDYTNDLIFAVEKNIARKQILKEVEEVKSSKNLLSKEIGQLLKNNNHKEAKKAKEKVSQMNIVIEKLDKELKKVEAELENKLRYIPNIPNLNMPIGNDDNDNVEVRRFADDKIIKHQTPHWEIASKLNLVDFEAGPKLSGSRFLVYTGLGSKIVRVIADILLSAHTKRGYKEMFVPVIVNSDAMFGTGNLPKFEDDAYKIGDQYLIPTAEVPLTNLHANEILDNNQLPIKYTSFTQCFRQEAGSAGRDTKGMIRLHQFNKVELVKLVHPETSDIELENLVKDAENVLQLFELPYRVVELCTGDVGFSSMKTYDLEVWFPEQNKYREISSCSNCGDFQSRNMSTRFKDSNGKTKLVHTLNGSGVAIDRLFAAILENYWDGEKLVLPKVMRPYFDNQEFLK; this is encoded by the coding sequence ATGATAGATATAAATTATGTTGAACAAAATTTAAAGGAAGTGACTGAACGGTTAAATTCACGAACACAAGATTATACAAACGATCTTATTTTTGCAGTTGAAAAAAATATTGCGAGAAAACAAATTCTTAAAGAAGTAGAAGAAGTCAAATCTTCTAAAAACTTATTGTCTAAAGAGATTGGGCAGCTTTTGAAAAATAATAATCATAAGGAAGCAAAAAAAGCTAAAGAAAAAGTTTCTCAAATGAATATTGTAATTGAGAAATTGGATAAAGAATTAAAAAAAGTTGAAGCAGAATTAGAAAACAAATTACGCTATATTCCTAATATTCCAAATTTAAATATGCCAATTGGAAATGATGATAATGATAATGTTGAAGTTCGTCGTTTTGCAGATGATAAAATTATTAAACATCAAACTCCTCATTGAGAAATTGCTTCAAAATTGAATCTTGTTGATTTTGAAGCAGGACCAAAATTAAGTGGATCGAGATTTTTAGTATATACTGGGTTAGGTTCTAAGATTGTTAGAGTTATTGCAGATATTTTATTATCAGCTCATACAAAAAGGGGTTACAAAGAAATGTTTGTACCAGTAATAGTAAATTCCGATGCAATGTTTGGAACAGGAAATCTTCCAAAGTTTGAGGATGATGCTTATAAAATTGGTGATCAATATTTAATTCCAACTGCAGAAGTTCCGTTAACAAATTTACATGCTAATGAGATTTTAGATAATAATCAATTACCAATTAAATATACCTCTTTTACGCAATGTTTTAGACAAGAGGCAGGATCAGCGGGACGAGATACTAAGGGAATGATTCGTTTACATCAATTTAATAAGGTAGAGCTTGTAAAACTAGTTCATCCAGAAACTTCTGATATTGAGTTAGAAAACTTAGTGAAAGATGCGGAAAATGTTCTTCAACTATTTGAATTACCATATCGTGTTGTAGAATTATGCACTGGAGATGTTGGTTTTTCTTCAATGAAAACTTATGATTTGGAAGTATGATTTCCAGAGCAAAATAAGTACCGTGAAATTTCATCATGTTCAAATTGTGGTGATTTTCAATCTCGCAATATGTCAACAAGATTTAAAGATAGTAATGGTAAAACAAAGTTGGTTCATACTTTAAATGGTTCTGGAGTTGCAATTGATCGTTTGTTTGCAGCAATTTTAGAAAATTATTGAGATGGAGAAAAACTGGTTTTACCAAAAGTAATGAGACCATATTTTGACAACCAAGAATTTTTAAAATAA
- a CDS encoding dual specificity protein phosphatase family protein, which yields MTRKLIVNNLTLGDQFSAPSNIAKEVKISDIYYNFFKKNTNIIIRDKDFILLPDKIILNIVDIHDVNTLSERTFIAGLKFLIENEDADTYVHCQLGVSRSPSLVFIYLVSQKFIKADNFSDAIADFIDNFYPYMKLNQGVFDFLKTKFPFVDIAKKAKQEWGNF from the coding sequence ATGACACGTAAATTAATTGTCAATAATTTAACTCTTGGGGATCAATTTTCTGCCCCAAGCAATATAGCAAAGGAAGTAAAAATTAGCGATATCTATTATAATTTTTTTAAAAAAAATACAAACATAATAATTCGAGATAAGGACTTTATTTTGCTACCCGATAAAATTATTTTAAATATTGTAGATATTCATGATGTTAATACTTTATCAGAAAGAACGTTTATTGCTGGATTAAAATTTTTAATTGAAAATGAAGATGCAGATACATATGTTCATTGTCAACTTGGAGTAAGTAGGAGCCCATCGCTTGTATTTATTTATTTAGTTTCACAAAAGTTTATTAAGGCTGATAATTTTTCAGATGCTATTGCTGATTTTATAGATAATTTTTATCCGTATATGAAATTAAATCAGGGAGTTTTTGACTTTTTAAAAACAAAATTTCCTTTTGTTGATATAGCCAAAAAAGCCAAACAGGAGTGAGGTAATTTTTAA